One window from the genome of Magnolia sinica isolate HGM2019 chromosome 4, MsV1, whole genome shotgun sequence encodes:
- the LOC131242442 gene encoding uroporphyrinogen-III synthase, chloroplastic gives MALSLSSWSSPAASFLSPPRRFLIPSFQLHASASSSIRPPPKVVLTRELGKNGKLIDALAKHGIPCLEFPLIEHTQGPDLNRLSIVLSDSTFDWIVITSPEAGSVFLDAWKAAGTPNVRVGVVGAGTASIFEEVMRSPQRSLNVAFSPSKATGKVLASELPKYGNRTCTVLYPASVKASNEIEEGLSDRGFEVTRLNTYSTVPVRNVDQTFLTQALSAPVVAVASPSAIRAWVNLIPKSESWNNSIACIGETTALAAKRSGLKNVYYPENPGVDGWVDSIMEALRVHDQLCKALVS, from the exons atggccctctctctctcctcctggTCTTCTCCTGCTGCTTCGTTTCTCTCTCCGCCTCGGAGATTCCTTATCCCTTCCTTCCAGCTCCATGCCTCTGCTTCTTCTTCCATCCGTCCTCCGCCCAAGGTCGTCCTCACAAGGGAGCTCGGCAAGAACGGCAAGCTCATCGATGctctg GCAAAACATGGCATACCTTGCCTGGAATTTCCTCTCATTGAGCATACACAAGGGCCTGATTTAAATAGGCTTTCTATTGTATTAAGTG ACTCTACCTTTGATTGGATTGTCATAACCTCTCCGGAAGCAGGATCGGTGTTTCTTGATGCGTGGAA GGCTGCTGGAACTCCGAATGTTCGAGTCGGCGTGGTCGGAGCTGGTACAGCAAGCATATTTGAAGAAGTAATGCGATCACCCCAACGATCTCTTAATGTTGCCTTTTCTCCATCAAAAG CTACAGGCAAGGTTTTAGCTTCAGAGCTTCCAAAGTATGGGAATAGAACTTGCACTGTCCTGTATCCTGCTTCTGTGAAGGCTAGTAATGAAATAG AGGAAGGCCTGTCAGATCGTGGATTTGAGGTCACAAGGCTGAATACATACTCCACT GTACCGGTTCGTAATGTTGACCAAACATTTTTAACACAAGCTCTTTCTGCTCCAGTTGTTGCAGTGGCTTCGCCTTCTGCGATCCG TGCTTGGGTTAATCTTATTCCGAAATCAGAGAGCTGGAACAACTCTATTGCTTGTATTGGCGAGACAACTGCACTGGCTGCGAAAAGATCAGGCTTGAAGAATGTGTATTATCCAGAAAATCCTGGTGTGGATGG GTGGGTCGACAGCATTATGGAAGCCTTGAGAGTGCATGATCAGCTATGTAAG GCATTGGTTAGTTGA